One genomic segment of Clostridium saccharoperbutylacetonicum N1-4(HMT) includes these proteins:
- a CDS encoding Mpv17/PMP22 family protein has product MKNKKGDFLWGVVLLIWILILAIPDTRTVFLEVTDAHPYMGGFFKFFILASMGDWLGIRILNGQWIVPKGFIYKAIVWGIIGMMITLVFTVFTAGAGAAQAAGRLPFAGSTLAQAFFGSTIMNLTFGPMMYIYHKFGDLFVDLSYEKKISQLTVKDFVDRIDWYTIVSFSWLKTCTCVWIPCHTIVFLLPLEYRVLASAFLSILLGIIIAVSKKGNRQIEFAK; this is encoded by the coding sequence ATGAAGAATAAAAAGGGCGACTTTTTGTGGGGAGTTGTGTTGCTAATATGGATATTAATTTTAGCAATACCAGATACACGCACAGTTTTTTTAGAAGTCACAGATGCACATCCGTATATGGGAGGATTTTTTAAGTTTTTTATATTAGCGAGCATGGGAGATTGGCTTGGAATTAGAATTTTAAATGGACAGTGGATTGTACCAAAAGGTTTTATTTATAAAGCTATTGTATGGGGAATAATTGGAATGATGATAACACTTGTATTTACGGTGTTTACAGCAGGAGCTGGGGCAGCACAGGCTGCAGGAAGGCTTCCTTTTGCAGGATCAACATTAGCTCAAGCATTTTTTGGAAGTACTATTATGAATTTAACCTTTGGACCTATGATGTATATTTATCATAAGTTTGGAGATTTATTTGTTGATTTGAGTTATGAGAAAAAAATAAGTCAATTAACAGTAAAAGATTTTGTTGATAGAATTGACTGGTATACAATAGTAAGCTTTTCATGGCTTAAGACATGTACATGTGTTTGGATACCTTGTCATACAATAGTATTTTTATTACCACTAGAGTATAGAGTTCTAGCCTCAGCCTTTCTTTCAATTTTACTTGGCATTATAATTGCAGTTTCTAAAAAAGGCAATAGGCAAATTGAATTTGCCAAATAA
- a CDS encoding DAPG hydrolase family protein, translated as MLKDLKKELTSEEEKRPYSKYFNQSIANPNEELLEILKKGPMDPSKAIMPEDIRHLLEAGYDEVETGYCILPNGTGYVAVNNKFPGVTLDMINWWFAWHALEDMRYMLWFRKGHFGISVSDEDREIILNPNTPMLEKFQGRTHYVIEDAGNGPEDIQISFLKPEQLGFTADELKEKKATVVSANGLSQARAGGPKAPAIMIHYFRETPDGVESRSRFWMGYNMIDGKPCKLLPDGIQIPVQAPMGLAFHNVEEYSNLAVILPSLYKEMNGEIS; from the coding sequence ATGTTAAAAGATTTAAAAAAAGAACTAACTTCAGAGGAAGAAAAAAGACCTTATTCAAAATATTTTAATCAATCAATTGCCAATCCTAATGAAGAATTATTGGAAATATTAAAGAAGGGTCCAATGGATCCAAGTAAAGCTATTATGCCAGAAGATATAAGACATTTGCTTGAAGCAGGATATGATGAAGTTGAAACTGGTTATTGTATTCTTCCAAATGGGACTGGTTATGTAGCAGTTAATAATAAATTTCCAGGTGTAACTTTAGACATGATTAACTGGTGGTTTGCATGGCATGCCCTTGAAGATATGCGTTATATGTTATGGTTTAGAAAAGGCCATTTTGGCATTTCTGTAAGTGACGAAGATAGAGAAATAATACTAAATCCTAATACTCCTATGTTAGAAAAATTTCAAGGTCGTACTCATTATGTAATTGAAGATGCAGGTAATGGACCAGAAGATATTCAAATTTCATTTTTAAAACCAGAACAACTAGGTTTTACTGCTGATGAATTAAAAGAAAAAAAGGCAACTGTTGTTTCAGCAAATGGTTTATCACAAGCACGTGCAGGAGGGCCAAAGGCACCAGCTATAATGATTCATTATTTTAGAGAAACTCCAGATGGAGTTGAATCTCGTTCAAGATTTTGGATGGGCTATAATATGATTGATGGAAAGCCTTGCAAGCTTCTTCCAGATGGAATTCAAATTCCAGTTCAAGCACCAATGGGATTAGCTTTTCATAATGTTGAGGAATATAGCAATTTAGCTGTTATTTTACCTAGCCTTTATAAAGAAATGAACGGAGAAATTTCCTAG
- a CDS encoding sigma-54 interaction domain-containing protein produces MNKNVFKIDNDIINELDLLMDEKSIEVDDVTLALLNSFRKTIKEQKEIISELNFYKGIQLSPFSIGDAISDGICVVDNKGIVVSISKGYTDITGITEEEILGKNISMLIKEEYFSEAVSLEVIKKKKKVSSLSVISKNNKRVLITGTPFFDDAGKVSHVLTVMRDLTELIKLKDELEEAENKSKRYLDELKSLKNKYRKTEGIIGENVKIKELKELIKYVSKTDATVLITGETGSGKEVFAKQIHNESTRKNMPYIKVNCAAIPDSLLESELFGYERGAFTGAQNKDKLGMFEMANGGTILLDEIGEMPMNLQSKLLRVIQEKELMRVGGTKTIKLDVRIIASTNVNIGELIKSGKFREDLFYRLNVVPIKIPPLRERKDDIPFLASNFLDRLNIKYNKNKKFEDIALANFQYYDWPGNVRELENAIERLVVINDNTYINSTEIANMVGMDKITLPGLEGDMPLKKAVDMLEKELIENALRKHGSTYKAAKVLGVTQPTVFRKAKALGIPLSNA; encoded by the coding sequence ATGAATAAGAATGTTTTTAAAATAGACAATGACATAATAAATGAATTGGATTTATTGATGGATGAGAAATCCATAGAGGTGGATGATGTAACTTTAGCTTTATTAAATTCCTTTAGGAAAACGATTAAAGAGCAAAAGGAAATAATAAGTGAGTTGAATTTTTATAAAGGAATACAATTAAGTCCATTTTCTATAGGAGATGCTATATCTGATGGTATATGTGTAGTTGATAATAAAGGCATTGTAGTCTCTATAAGTAAGGGCTATACAGATATAACGGGAATTACTGAAGAAGAAATACTTGGAAAAAATATAAGTATGTTAATTAAAGAAGAATATTTTAGTGAAGCTGTATCTTTGGAAGTAATAAAGAAAAAAAAGAAGGTTTCGTCTCTATCTGTTATTAGTAAAAACAATAAGAGAGTGTTAATAACAGGGACGCCATTTTTTGATGATGCTGGAAAGGTTTCTCATGTATTAACGGTAATGAGAGATTTAACAGAGCTTATTAAATTAAAGGATGAACTAGAAGAGGCGGAAAATAAAAGTAAAAGATATTTAGATGAATTAAAATCTCTTAAAAATAAATATAGAAAAACTGAAGGGATAATTGGAGAAAATGTAAAAATAAAAGAATTAAAAGAATTAATAAAATACGTCTCAAAAACAGATGCTACAGTGCTAATTACAGGTGAAACGGGAAGTGGTAAAGAAGTATTTGCAAAGCAGATTCACAATGAAAGTACTAGAAAAAATATGCCATACATAAAAGTAAATTGTGCTGCTATTCCTGATAGTCTTTTGGAATCAGAGTTATTTGGATATGAAAGGGGAGCTTTTACAGGTGCTCAAAATAAAGATAAATTAGGAATGTTTGAAATGGCTAATGGTGGAACTATATTACTGGATGAAATAGGAGAAATGCCTATGAATCTACAATCTAAATTATTGAGAGTTATTCAGGAAAAAGAACTAATGAGAGTTGGAGGTACAAAAACAATAAAATTGGATGTTAGAATAATTGCATCTACGAATGTAAATATAGGTGAATTGATTAAATCAGGGAAATTTAGAGAAGATTTATTTTACCGTCTAAATGTAGTACCTATAAAGATTCCGCCACTTAGAGAAAGAAAAGATGATATACCTTTTTTAGCTAGTAATTTTCTTGATAGGCTTAATATTAAGTATAATAAAAACAAGAAGTTTGAAGATATAGCACTTGCAAACTTTCAATATTATGATTGGCCTGGGAATGTAAGAGAACTAGAAAATGCTATTGAGAGATTAGTAGTAATAAATGATAATACTTATATTAATTCAACAGAAATAGCTAATATGGTAGGTATGGATAAAATTACACTTCCAGGTTTAGAAGGTGATATGCCTTTAAAAAAAGCAGTTGATATGTTAGAAAAAGAACTTATAGAAAATGCATTAAGAAAACATGGGAGTACTTATAAAGCAGCTAAAGTACTTGGGGTTACGCAGCCTACAGTATTTAGAAAAGCTAAAGCGTTAGGAATACCATTAAGCAATGCTTAA
- a CDS encoding cyclase family protein: MGKKIYVDLTHPFSADIPRWPYFVKPVIDSMHTLAKGGVLTQRIDCVQHTGTHCDAPRHVMEYEFDGRRARYTHEMPVDAYMGDAVCLEINIEPWGLILPEHLEDACKRANIKPEELEGMVICLNTGMHRKFDDSKEYYHYSCGTGVEAGKWFVKHKVKCVAMDMQALDHPLHTAMGNNGGTRMNLIGNSGRSITEEYKEKFGEEAYAEFDKDEYIRIHGKEAYDAKFGDLEAIGCWGTWEPCHKQMLGHGIVGVENLGGNLDKVSGKRFRFLCMPIRWYMGDGSMVRCVAEIDEDDVNDVPDRTYTYGGF; encoded by the coding sequence ATGGGAAAAAAAATATATGTAGATTTAACTCATCCTTTTAGTGCAGATATACCAAGATGGCCTTATTTCGTTAAGCCAGTAATTGATTCTATGCATACTTTAGCCAAAGGTGGAGTTCTTACACAAAGAATAGATTGTGTTCAACATACAGGAACACACTGTGATGCACCACGTCATGTTATGGAATATGAATTTGATGGTAGACGTGCTCGTTACACTCATGAAATGCCAGTAGATGCATATATGGGAGATGCAGTATGTTTAGAAATCAACATTGAACCTTGGGGATTAATATTGCCAGAACATCTTGAAGATGCTTGTAAGCGTGCAAACATTAAGCCAGAAGAATTAGAAGGAATGGTAATTTGCTTAAATACAGGAATGCATCGTAAATTTGATGATTCAAAAGAATACTATCATTACTCATGTGGTACAGGTGTTGAAGCTGGAAAATGGTTTGTAAAACATAAAGTTAAATGTGTGGCTATGGATATGCAAGCTTTAGATCATCCACTTCATACTGCTATGGGTAATAATGGTGGTACTCGTATGAACTTAATAGGTAATTCAGGAAGATCTATTACAGAAGAATATAAGGAAAAATTCGGCGAAGAAGCATATGCTGAATTTGATAAAGATGAATATATCAGAATTCATGGTAAAGAAGCATATGATGCTAAATTTGGTGATTTAGAAGCAATTGGCTGCTGGGGAACATGGGAACCATGCCATAAGCAAATGTTAGGACATGGTATTGTTGGAGTTGAAAACCTTGGTGGAAATTTAGATAAAGTATCAGGAAAACGCTTCAGATTCTTATGTATGCCAATTAGATGGTACATGGGAGATGGATCAATGGTTCGTTGCGTTGCAGAAATCGATGAAGATGATGTAAATGATGTACCAGATAGAACTTATACTTACGGGGGATTTTAG
- a CDS encoding 3-oxoacid CoA-transferase subunit B → MDSKNAKEFIARRIAKELKDGDVVNLGIGLPTMVANYLPHGIDVTFQSENGFVGLGNAPEEGKEDKDIVNAGAQYVTINNGAAFFDSATSFGIIRGGHVDVTVLGALEVDEKGNLANYMIPGKMVPGMGGAMDLVSGAKKVIIAMLHTAKGESKILKECRLPLTAVGKVSLIVTDMAVMEVTKEGLLLKEIAEGLTVEEVLNATEAELIIPDDLRVIAV, encoded by the coding sequence ATGGATAGTAAAAATGCAAAGGAGTTTATTGCTAGGAGAATAGCAAAAGAACTTAAAGATGGGGATGTTGTAAATTTAGGAATTGGATTGCCGACCATGGTAGCAAATTATTTACCACATGGAATTGATGTGACATTTCAATCGGAAAATGGTTTTGTAGGATTAGGCAATGCGCCTGAAGAGGGAAAAGAAGACAAAGATATAGTTAATGCCGGAGCACAGTATGTGACTATTAACAATGGGGCAGCTTTTTTTGACAGTGCAACCTCTTTTGGAATAATTCGTGGTGGACATGTTGACGTTACTGTTCTTGGAGCCTTGGAGGTTGATGAAAAAGGTAATCTTGCAAATTATATGATACCAGGAAAGATGGTTCCAGGTATGGGTGGGGCTATGGATTTAGTAAGCGGTGCAAAGAAGGTAATAATTGCAATGCTTCACACTGCAAAAGGTGAATCAAAAATACTTAAAGAATGTAGACTTCCTCTTACAGCTGTAGGCAAGGTTAGTTTAATTGTTACAGATATGGCTGTTATGGAAGTCACGAAAGAAGGTCTTTTATTAAAGGAAATAGCAGAAGGTTTGACAGTTGAAGAAGTATTAAATGCAACAGAGGCTGAATTAATTATACCTGACGACTTAAGAGTCATAGCAGTTTAA
- a CDS encoding cupin domain-containing protein, with protein MKKVELKNVAPYNAPKHFDMKAMKLHGEAETGAKQFWMGMSYFLPGGGAEYAYEDSPTEKIYFVLDGEITVKSKDETFVLKKDDSIFIGPNEGREMINETNKVATVLVVVSNN; from the coding sequence ATGAAAAAAGTAGAATTAAAAAATGTAGCTCCATACAATGCTCCAAAGCATTTTGATATGAAGGCAATGAAATTACACGGAGAAGCAGAAACAGGTGCAAAGCAATTTTGGATGGGAATGTCATATTTCTTACCAGGTGGAGGAGCAGAATATGCTTATGAAGATTCTCCAACTGAAAAGATTTATTTCGTATTAGATGGTGAAATAACAGTAAAATCAAAAGATGAAACTTTTGTACTTAAAAAGGATGATTCTATCTTTATTGGACCAAATGAAGGCAGAGAAATGATTAATGAAACAAATAAAGTAGCTACTGTTTTAGTAGTAGTAAGCAATAATTAA
- a CDS encoding 3-keto-5-aminohexanoate cleavage protein, translating into MENSENKVILTVATTGAWPTKNETPYVPLQPEEIANEVYECWKAGASVAHIHVRDNEDKASMSFEKFEKTVKLIREKCDIVINLTTSGGIGLMDEVRMKPFQELKPEIASYDCGSMNWQNTTVFENSPKFLEKLGLSMQEHNVKPEIEVFDAGMVYNALYYYKKGILKGPLHFQFVLGAAGGMTATVENLVYLKSLIPADATWGAIGIGKGHLPILYATLALGGNVRVGMEDNILYAKGQLAKSNVEFVERTKRTVAEMGKQIATPAEAREILGLKNC; encoded by the coding sequence ATGGAAAATTCAGAAAATAAAGTAATATTAACAGTTGCAACAACAGGAGCTTGGCCTACAAAAAATGAAACTCCTTATGTTCCATTACAACCAGAGGAAATAGCTAATGAAGTTTATGAATGTTGGAAAGCTGGAGCTTCTGTTGCACATATTCATGTTAGAGATAATGAAGATAAAGCTTCAATGAGTTTCGAGAAGTTTGAAAAAACAGTAAAGCTTATTAGAGAAAAATGTGATATTGTAATAAATTTAACTACTTCAGGTGGAATTGGTTTAATGGATGAAGTTAGAATGAAACCATTCCAAGAATTAAAACCTGAAATAGCGTCTTATGACTGTGGAAGTATGAACTGGCAAAATACTACTGTATTTGAAAACAGTCCGAAGTTCTTAGAAAAATTAGGATTATCTATGCAAGAGCATAATGTTAAGCCTGAAATTGAAGTTTTTGATGCAGGTATGGTTTATAACGCATTATATTATTACAAAAAAGGAATTTTAAAAGGACCTCTTCATTTCCAATTTGTATTAGGAGCAGCAGGTGGAATGACTGCAACAGTTGAAAACTTAGTATACTTAAAGAGTTTAATTCCTGCTGATGCAACTTGGGGGGCTATTGGAATAGGTAAAGGGCACCTTCCAATATTATATGCGACTTTAGCTTTAGGTGGAAATGTAAGAGTAGGAATGGAAGATAATATTTTATATGCTAAGGGTCAATTAGCTAAATCTAATGTTGAGTTTGTTGAAAGAACTAAGAGAACTGTTGCTGAAATGGGCAAACAAATAGCAACTCCAGCTGAAGCTAGAGAAATCTTAGGACTTAAAAACTGCTAA
- a CDS encoding SDR family NAD(P)-dependent oxidoreductase codes for MDSKFINNLFDVKGKVAVITGATGALGKAVSFGYGLAGMKVFVTGRSDKKCQELCSELEAQGIECGYSTGDPAVEADVKKVVNDAVGKFGEINVLVTAAGYNNPQPIVEQALEEWKKIMDSDVQGTWLFCKYVGEKMIAQGKGGKVILVSSARSKMGMANYTGYCTAKGGIDLMAQSLACEWTAKYKINVNTINPTVFRSDLTEWMFDPESAVYQNFLKRLPVGRLGEPEDFVGPCIFLASSASDFMTGANVATEGGYWAN; via the coding sequence ATGGATTCTAAATTTATTAATAATTTATTTGATGTTAAAGGAAAAGTAGCAGTAATAACTGGTGCAACAGGTGCTTTAGGAAAAGCTGTTTCCTTTGGATATGGGTTAGCTGGCATGAAGGTTTTTGTTACAGGAAGAAGTGATAAAAAGTGCCAAGAACTTTGCAGTGAATTAGAAGCTCAAGGAATTGAATGTGGATATTCTACAGGAGATCCAGCAGTTGAAGCTGATGTAAAAAAAGTTGTTAATGATGCAGTAGGTAAATTTGGTGAAATCAATGTGTTAGTAACAGCAGCAGGGTATAATAACCCTCAACCAATCGTTGAACAAGCTTTAGAGGAATGGAAGAAAATCATGGATTCAGATGTTCAAGGTACATGGTTATTCTGTAAATATGTTGGAGAAAAAATGATCGCTCAAGGTAAGGGTGGAAAAGTTATACTAGTATCTTCAGCTCGTTCTAAAATGGGAATGGCAAATTACACAGGTTACTGTACAGCAAAAGGTGGTATTGACCTTATGGCTCAATCTCTTGCTTGTGAATGGACAGCAAAATATAAAATCAATGTTAACACAATTAACCCAACAGTGTTCCGTTCAGATTTAACTGAATGGATGTTTGATCCAGAAAGTGCTGTTTATCAAAACTTCTTAAAACGTCTTCCAGTTGGTCGTCTTGGAGAACCAGAAGATTTTGTTGGACCATGCATCTTCTTAGCATCAAGTGCTAGTGACTTTATGACAGGAGCTAATGTTGCTACTGAGGGTGGATATTGGGCTAACTAA
- the atoD gene encoding acetate CoA-transferase subunit alpha — MDKVKSIDEVMEYIKDGMTIMVGGFMGVGTPEMLIDAIVKKNVKDLTIIANDTGLPDKGVGKLVVNKQVKKVVASHIGLNPETGKQMNTGEMEVDLVPQGTLAERIRCGGAGIGGFLTETGIGTAVEEGKQKLKLNHKEYILELPLRADMALVGGSVVDKKGNIFYNASTRNFNPLIATAADLVIVGAEKIVEVGDLDPNHVMTPGIFVDYIVGGDN, encoded by the coding sequence GTGGACAAGGTTAAAAGTATCGATGAAGTAATGGAATATATCAAAGATGGTATGACTATTATGGTAGGTGGTTTTATGGGAGTAGGTACTCCTGAAATGCTTATTGATGCAATTGTTAAGAAAAATGTTAAAGATTTAACTATAATTGCCAATGATACTGGACTTCCGGATAAGGGAGTTGGAAAGTTAGTTGTAAATAAGCAGGTTAAAAAAGTAGTAGCATCCCATATTGGATTAAATCCAGAAACAGGGAAGCAAATGAATACTGGAGAAATGGAAGTAGATTTAGTACCACAAGGTACTTTAGCTGAAAGAATTAGATGTGGTGGAGCTGGAATTGGAGGTTTTTTAACTGAAACAGGCATAGGAACAGCTGTTGAAGAAGGAAAACAAAAACTGAAATTAAATCACAAAGAATACATTTTAGAATTGCCTTTAAGAGCAGATATGGCACTAGTTGGAGGTTCAGTAGTAGATAAGAAGGGGAATATTTTCTATAATGCTTCAACAAGAAATTTCAACCCATTAATAGCAACTGCAGCAGATTTAGTTATTGTTGGAGCTGAAAAAATAGTTGAGGTTGGGGACTTAGATCCAAATCATGTTATGACACCAGGTATTTTTGTTGATTATATTGTTGGAGGTGACAATTAA
- a CDS encoding 3-hydroxyacyl-CoA dehydrogenase family protein, with protein MANSIRNITVFGPGMMGSGIAQVFAGNEDLKVTIFIREKFEYECMDKIKSNLQVLKENGVITEEKIKGILDRIALTEDLQEAVKDADFIVECIPENMELKQDLFKRLEPICKDTTIFATNTSVMSITEISEKVKDKSRLVGTHFWNPPYLIPLVEVIKSDYTSDEIMDKTMELLKKVEKHPIRVNKDVPGFVANRLQHALWREAISIVEHDIADAATVDEAIKYSFGLRLPVLGPMENSDMVGTDLTLSIHSYILKHLENSTEPSPILKEKVEAGDLGFKTGKGFQEWSADQAKKSNERLRDYLIKVLYKNK; from the coding sequence ATGGCTAATTCAATTAGAAATATAACAGTATTTGGACCTGGAATGATGGGGAGTGGAATCGCTCAAGTTTTTGCAGGAAATGAAGATTTAAAAGTAACAATTTTTATTAGAGAAAAATTTGAATATGAATGTATGGATAAAATAAAATCTAATCTTCAGGTATTAAAAGAAAATGGAGTGATAACTGAAGAAAAAATCAAAGGGATTTTGGATAGAATTGCTTTAACAGAGGATTTACAAGAAGCAGTTAAGGATGCTGATTTCATAGTAGAATGTATTCCAGAAAATATGGAATTAAAACAAGATTTATTTAAAAGATTAGAACCTATCTGCAAGGATACAACAATATTTGCAACAAATACTTCAGTAATGAGTATAACTGAAATTTCAGAAAAAGTGAAAGATAAATCAAGACTTGTAGGTACTCATTTTTGGAATCCTCCATATTTAATACCACTAGTAGAAGTTATTAAATCAGATTATACTTCAGATGAGATAATGGACAAGACAATGGAACTACTAAAGAAAGTAGAAAAACATCCAATAAGAGTAAATAAGGATGTACCAGGTTTTGTTGCAAATAGATTACAACATGCTCTTTGGAGAGAAGCAATTTCTATAGTTGAACATGATATAGCAGATGCAGCAACTGTTGATGAGGCAATAAAATATAGCTTTGGATTAAGACTTCCAGTACTTGGACCTATGGAGAATTCTGATATGGTTGGAACTGATTTGACTTTATCTATTCACAGTTATATATTGAAGCATTTAGAAAATTCAACAGAACCTTCACCTATATTAAAAGAAAAAGTGGAAGCAGGAGATTTAGGCTTTAAAACAGGAAAGGGCTTTCAAGAGTGGTCTGCCGATCAAGCTAAGAAATCAAATGAAAGACTTAGAGATTATTTAATTAAAGTCCTATATAAAAATAAATAA
- a CDS encoding methyl-accepting chemotaxis protein codes for MKKSIGGIKGRILIATVLVVLITVVSISGISIYQVNKKNYSDYLTNSKGQMNTVSQAIKIFYDQIDKNLDMLATNPLVMSADNTITSYKGTTEETQMKPSANGELEKAIYKVFEQYGNSHEGTNYVYLGTKDGRYIQWPETTTFAGYDPVIRPWYVQAKDKNGKIIRTEPYTFKSEMLTSNARSFTDKDGNFIGAIGLDVKQSKISEMLNQMKIGETGFSMIIHTTGAIMADGKNPDNNFKKVQEIGIAGLDRLLTDQTNAFEVVINGEKYLVNPYKVEGTDWILASLITQKELTGNAREIMKVVIISALIILVLVSILINFISSSITKPIVAVTGRVKEFANLDFSSTNQLSSAYINRKDETGEMIRALKIMRENVADFIRKAADTTEHIAASSEELTATSEQAATASEEVAKTIEEIAKGASDQAKDTEITANNIGELGTLLEKELNYTKELNVAAVRIEKQKEDGFLILKELINKTQKNSDASSNVYNIIMSNNDSAEKINSASTMIQSIAEQTNLLALNAAIEAARAGEAGKGFAVVADEIRKLAEQSNNFTNDIKTIINELKTKSQNAVDLMQETKYVVEEQATSVKETEGKFKGIAEAIDIIKNIIEKLNQSTSLMVENKDKIIDLTQNLSAISEENAAATEETAASMEEQSATIQEIASAGERLATIAEELKVSIDKFKF; via the coding sequence ATGAAGAAGAGTATTGGTGGGATAAAGGGTAGAATTTTAATAGCTACAGTTTTAGTTGTTTTAATAACTGTAGTAAGTATTAGTGGTATTTCAATTTATCAAGTTAATAAAAAGAATTACAGTGATTATTTAACTAATTCTAAGGGACAAATGAACACAGTTTCCCAGGCAATTAAAATTTTCTATGACCAAATAGATAAAAACCTCGATATGCTTGCAACAAATCCTTTAGTAATGTCGGCAGATAATACTATAACAAGTTATAAAGGTACAACAGAAGAAACTCAAATGAAACCTTCTGCTAATGGAGAACTTGAAAAAGCAATTTACAAAGTATTTGAACAATATGGAAATAGCCATGAAGGAACAAACTATGTATATTTAGGCACTAAAGATGGAAGATATATACAATGGCCTGAAACTACAACCTTTGCAGGCTATGATCCAGTAATAAGACCTTGGTATGTTCAGGCTAAAGATAAAAATGGAAAAATTATTAGAACAGAGCCATATACTTTTAAGTCTGAAATGCTTACAAGTAATGCACGTTCATTTACAGATAAAGATGGAAACTTTATTGGAGCTATAGGTCTTGATGTGAAGCAATCTAAAATCAGTGAAATGTTAAATCAAATGAAGATTGGTGAAACTGGATTTTCAATGATAATACATACTACAGGTGCTATAATGGCAGACGGGAAAAATCCTGATAATAATTTTAAGAAAGTACAAGAAATTGGAATTGCTGGCTTGGATAGACTTTTAACTGATCAAACAAATGCATTTGAGGTTGTAATCAATGGTGAAAAATATCTTGTAAATCCTTATAAAGTAGAAGGTACCGATTGGATTTTAGCATCGCTCATAACTCAAAAAGAGTTAACAGGTAATGCAAGAGAAATAATGAAGGTGGTAATTATCTCAGCATTGATAATACTAGTATTAGTAAGTATTTTAATTAATTTTATTTCTAGCAGTATAACAAAACCTATAGTAGCCGTTACAGGAAGAGTAAAAGAATTTGCTAATTTAGATTTTTCATCAACTAATCAGTTAAGTTCTGCTTACATAAATAGAAAGGATGAAACTGGTGAGATGATAAGGGCTCTTAAAATTATGAGAGAAAATGTAGCAGACTTTATTCGAAAAGCAGCGGATACAACGGAACACATTGCTGCATCATCAGAAGAACTAACTGCTACTTCAGAGCAAGCAGCTACTGCATCAGAAGAAGTTGCAAAAACTATTGAAGAAATTGCAAAAGGAGCTTCGGATCAAGCTAAGGATACAGAAATAACAGCTAATAACATAGGGGAACTAGGAACTTTGTTAGAGAAGGAATTAAATTATACAAAAGAACTTAACGTGGCAGCAGTTCGAATTGAAAAGCAAAAAGAAGATGGTTTCTTGATTTTAAAAGAACTTATCAATAAGACACAGAAAAATAGTGATGCATCTAGTAATGTTTATAATATTATAATGAGCAATAATGATAGTGCAGAAAAAATTAATAGTGCCAGCACTATGATTCAAAGCATTGCAGAACAAACTAATCTTTTAGCTTTAAATGCTGCAATAGAAGCAGCAAGAGCAGGTGAAGCAGGGAAAGGCTTTGCAGTTGTTGCAGATGAAATAAGAAAACTTGCAGAGCAATCAAATAATTTTACAAATGATATTAAAACTATAATAAATGAGTTAAAAACTAAATCTCAAAATGCAGTTGATTTAATGCAGGAAACAAAATATGTTGTTGAGGAACAAGCTACTAGCGTTAAAGAAACTGAAGGAAAATTTAAAGGAATAGCCGAAGCAATAGATATAATAAAAAATATAATTGAAAAACTCAATCAGTCTACAAGTTTGATGGTTGAAAATAAAGATAAAATTATTGATTTAACACAAAATCTATCAGCAATTTCTGAAGAAAATGCTGCAGCAACGGAAGAAACAGCAGCATCTATGGAGGAACAATCAGCAACAATCCAAGAAATAGCTAGTGCAGGTGAAAGGTTAGCTACAATTGCAGAAGAGTTAAAGGTATCAATAGATAAATTTAAATTTTAG